In the genome of Aricia agestis chromosome 4, ilAriAges1.1, whole genome shotgun sequence, the window tatataaaaatggattttcaaatgtgttagtcgcgctaaaactcgaaaacggctggatggattgggctgattttagtcttaaaatattcgtaaaagtccaggaaaggttttaaagtgacatgaagttcaccgggacagctagtgatcatatataaatgataatgtaacacccccctaacccacatttttttatataaagtgAGCCTaagttttacaataaaatatttttttgaaatcaCTTAAAATACCATTCTCTTCTACAAGTAACATTTAAACTATAAAAGGATAAAGCTTGCTGTGTTAAAACTCAGCTAATAAAGTAGTTTAAAATCTCAGAAGAATCaggaaagtattattttatatctaaGTTAAATCTCTTTTCTACTTCTTAATAAAAGCTCTGTAGAAAGATTCAGAGATTCAaccacaaaatttattttaattaatttattttttgttaggtATATATTTGTAAAATTTGTCTAAACCATCAAACTTAATATacaaacataacaaaattaaaataagttaagtgtataaaaataacaaaaataaaaattgtaaataaataatatatcttatgttatttaaaatattgttgtaCCGTAAAATTTGTACCCTCTGATATAAAAGCACTGCCCCCCTACCATGAcatcttatagcagtattactttaatattactttcagatttcgcacaaacaaaaaacatagctatgtttatataaatagagatcatgtttgtttatgcgaaattcaaaagtaatattaaagtaatactgctttaagagctcatggtagGCCCCCAGATGACAGGCCTactattaaattacttaaatcatgCGACTACCCATAAGTAGTTATGATTCAAATATGTATAATAGTTGATCATACCCTGAGGTCATACCATATTACTAAAGGGCGTCACACACGGtgaagataatataaaatatataatattatcttagagCATATTTTAGAATATCACTCACCATagaaattaatatatatttcatCTTCAGTATCTTAAGATACCAAGCGATATCTTAAGatactgaaatataatatattttgtgtcttcataataatatattatcttgagatacaaaatattatgcagaCTCGTAAGGAAATGAacagatttttaataatattgtatcttAGCCGTGTGTGATAGCCTaagatactatattattttatatttgggcatcttaagataaaatattatagtatcttcACCGTGTGTGAAACGCTTAAGCAATTATTTTAGAGGACCTACATCTGCATTATCTATTAACTTTCATCTGTGTTGCTTGTTTCATTTGTCTGAGTTTCGTCAgtccgtgtgtctgtctgattgTTGAGTCGTTTGTGGGAGCACACATGCAGAAGTGAGTGATAACAACCTGTAAGCCTCTGTCGTAGAGTAGCATCCAGTTCGCGGTCCGCTTTCTGCGCCTCAGGGTTTGGTTTGGGTGCAGCGGGGAATACCACCAACACAATACTCATGTTGTCCTTGCTTCCCTGAAAATTTATAAGAATTTCAGTAATGCTGTATGAAACGATAGAAGCAATATTAGtgattaacataaaattatttaactaaAACAATTTGGCAATAAGCAGGATTGATAGATggtttattttatctatttttatttttattttttttttggtatttctgCAGGTATACGTGAACCTTTCTTTTGTTTTCCCTGTGCTAACACAAGCCAGTTAACATGATGGCAGGGAATATAAATGTTACTGGCAACCTGCCAGCACTAATCTGTAAGGTATTTTTGGTTATAATGATCagcaaacaaaattataattgaagGGCCTACTTTCTAAGTCAGTCTGTCACATGTTGTTATCGACGTTTTTCaagataaaaattttatttctatataGTACATTTAAAAACTGTATGAGATTTGTGCCAAAATTTACAGTAATgttttattaagttatttttcttacaactactttattaatccctcgatcgtggatACCAACAAATCTATTGTTTTTGTGATCAAATTCGACTGTTTtggagttgaagcattaatttaaaaacaaatatattatatactgttaaagttttaaaaaatatgcagttttaattgtaaaaagtgGGTTTTAAAAATGGTAACTCTTGATACTAAAACATCTGTGATATTACAAACCTTATATAAACATGTGTCAATAACTTGATTGGTAATGGCTACAAGGTCATCGGTGAGTTGCAATAATGAATGCACATAAGCACACAGATCCTCATTGGTCATCACATCCCATACTCCATCACAGGCCAGCACCAGAAATTCATCCTCGCCCTCCGACCTCTCGTGTATAGATACCTCAGGCTCCGGTGACACCAGCTGTTCGCATGGACCTCGGTCAAATACCTTTTTATACTCATAATCCCCTAAAGCTCGAGATACAGCCAAACTGCCATTCACACGCTGTATTAAAACTGTGCCTCCGGCTTGCACTATGCGAGACTTCTCAGAAGGTAATTCCGGCTTATGGTCTCTTGTAGCAAATATAGGCATGCCATTCCTAGCGAGGACCGCTCGGGAATCCCCACAATTAGCTATATAGATTTGTTTTGGCGATACGAATGCGCAGACGGCGGTAGACCCGGACTTCTCCTGCCCATTAGATAGTTCAGGCAACTCCCTCATTTTCTTGTCTAGATCCAAAAAGCCGGTCCGTATAGCTTCAGCTATATCTTCGCGTCTAAACTCGTCCGTTTGCAGAATGCATTCGAGCAAGTTTTCAGCACAATGCGCCGAAACCCTAGCTCCCGCGTGGCCATCGAATACCCCAAAATACGACCAATCTGATAATGTTCCGTTCAGTGTGAGTTGGGCGTGATGAGCATCCTCCATCTCCACGCGCCAGCCCTGCATAGACGCCACGCCATAGCGAAGACCGTTACCTTCCCCAGTTTCGTTGTACTTCTTAGTTTCAGGTTTGTTTAGAAAGGCCCCCATGCTGAGTCCTTCTGTGATACTTTGTTAATCGCACATACTTTCCACACCATCAGGCACTTGAATATATTTCGCAGCTGCAGGGGCTTATGGTGATGAAGCTCATTACTAGCCTCAGATAATATGATCTCGATTCAATGTTCGCAGGTGGAAGGAATGACACACTGTACGAATAACTAGCAATGAAATATCAATCCCTTGAAGGTAGATTGTGAGCTTCTAACATTCGAcgtaattgggaagagttttaTTTTTGCGTTGAAACCGATGACAAATCGCGCACTCTATGAAATTGTAAAACGAAAAAGCAACTCAAAAGAATGAATGGCGGACATAAATAGTAATTGTCTATGGACTGTGACTGTTGCCTATTCAACGGGAAAAAAGAAGGGTCCAAAGATGAATCATGAATCATGAAACTTGAaagaaaaatacaatttataaacaaaaatatttgaaatatatttgatGATAGAATTCTCAATTAtacaaattgtaatttgtaagtttaaattaatatttattgttgaaAGTTTGAAACTTGAAAGTTGAGGACGATATCAGTCGTAGCGCAGCGGTAAAAAAATCTATGGTGCTCTATGAACTTTTGACAttggttttttttaaagaagaaggATAAGACTATTTTGAATTGAGGTTATTTCACGgcaaaaataagtttattttttgtataaaacttacatatataatttactttaaataatttattttaatatgatactTACAACATTACcgccataaattataataccaaACGTCTAGAATGTATAGATCTACTTTATTTAGACAGTAAGTCCATCATACATTtcgtttaataatttaaattac includes:
- the LOC121726523 gene encoding protein phosphatase 1B-like, coding for MGAFLNKPETKKYNETGEGNGLRYGVASMQGWRVEMEDAHHAQLTLNGTLSDWSYFGVFDGHAGARVSAHCAENLLECILQTDEFRREDIAEAIRTGFLDLDKKMRELPELSNGQEKSGSTAVCAFVSPKQIYIANCGDSRAVLARNGMPIFATRDHKPELPSEKSRIVQAGGTVLIQRVNGSLAVSRALGDYEYKKVFDRGPCEQLVSPEPEVSIHERSEGEDEFLVLACDGVWDVMTNEDLCAYVHSLLQLTDDLVAITNQVIDTCLYKGSKDNMSIVLVVFPAAPKPNPEAQKADRELDATLRQRLTALIEQNASTDDGEDSSGRFTQVLKQLVQEKIPGLPPGGGLAAKQALLDKIYREFYPEHPDSAETFECQELADGFDNN